A single window of Pieris rapae chromosome 4, ilPieRapa1.1, whole genome shotgun sequence DNA harbors:
- the LOC111004124 gene encoding troponin C, whose product MTNQLDEEQIAMLRRAFSMFDSSKQGKIEKEKVRTILNTMVHNYDDNDLDKMLDAEDVDGSGKLNFDSFVRVATHFLDEDDEALQKELKEAFRLYDKEGNGYIPTSSLREILAALDDQLTSDQLNEMIAEIDTDSSGTVDFDEFMEMMTGD is encoded by the exons ATG ACGAATCAATTGGACGAAGAACAAATTGCAA TGCTACGACGGGCATTCAGCATGTTCGATTCCAGCAAACAAGGCAAAATCGAGAAAGAGAAAGTACGTACGATTCTCAATACGATGGTGCACAACTACGATGATAATGATTTGGATAAGATGCTGGATGCAGAAGATGTTGACG GATCAGGCAAGCTGAATTTCGACTCATTTGTCCGAGTTGCGACCCACTTCTTGGATGAGGACGACGAAGCTCTACAAAAGGAGCTTAAAGAAGCTTTCAGATTATATGACAAAGAGG gtaATGGATATATTCCTACATCAAGTCTCCGCGAGATCCTTGCAGCGTTGGACGATCAGCTGACGTCAGACCAACTCAATGAAATGATAGCTGAAATCGATACAGACTCATCAGGCACCGTGGACTTTGATG aatTCATGGAAATGATGACTGGTGACTAA